The sequence below is a genomic window from Prosthecobacter dejongeii.
TCCACAAAGCGCAGGCGAAACAGCGCCTCCTCATCCTGCGTGCCCGTGGGGTTCACGTTGCGATCATTGTTACCAATGTAGGTGCGGATGACCTCCCACGTCGCCCCATCATCGGTCGAGCGTTCCAGGTACAGCGTGCCCGCCCAGTTCTCATACGTGAAGAGCTGCCACTCCCCGATCACCCGCATCGTGCCCGAGACCTGCAAAGGATCAATGCCCTGCGAGTGCCAGCGCGAGGCCCAGCTCGCACCATCGCCCGGCTCCAGCGCCACCGTCGCGGTGTGATTTGAATAACAATAATAGTACCCACCCTTGTTATGCACCTTATCCCCCTCGGTGTAGGCCTTGCCCAGGATCCAGCTCGTGTTGTAGCCCGATTTATAAAGCCGCAGATCAATGGTGGCCACCTCACGCCGATGCGCGATCAGAAAAGGTGACCCCACATGCCCAGGAACAAAAGTATCAGTCGTCGCCGTCAGCGTCTTGTCCTTGCCAGAGGTCGCATCCACGGACAGCTTCGTCTCCGTCACATTCTCATCGTAAAAAACCGGCCACGTGTAGTCCACCGGCAGCAGCGTCCAGGCATCGTCCGCCAGGCGGGAAAGCTTCTGCGGAGGCACATCCGGATGCACCAGGTACATCACATCATTCACCTGACAAAACTGCACCTCAAAAAGCTGCGCCGTCGTGTAGGGCGAGGGCCTTTCATACACCGTCTGCGCCAGCCAGTGGCTAGCCCACAGCGCCCCGGCCCCCGGCTCCGTATCGGACACGGCAATGTGGGGCGCGAGGCAGTAATACATCACCCCCGCCCGCATCACGTAGTCGCCCGGCAGGTGGTCATGCGCCTTGCTCGTCCACATCGCCCCCTCCACCGGGGCCGCCACCGTCGTCACCGTGCGGGCCGTCCACACCTTGCTGTCGTAGCGCACCTTCGCCCCCGCCACATACGCACTGGCCACCCAGTCAGACCGCAGCTCCCACGCCGGCGTGGTCCCGGGCGACTTATGCACCAGGTCCCCCTGTTTCCAAAAACGCACATAGCCCCCGCCCATCTCCACGATGAGGCTGGTGCTCTCACTGAACTGGAAATCAATCAGGCGTGTCACATCCGCCACCTCCGCACTTTTCGTTAGGCCGCGATACACCAGCCCTGGCCGCGAATGCGCCCCGCCAAAGGTGCGCGGGATGAAGTTCTGCATCTTCCGGCAGCCGCTGCGGTGCTTTTGCACATCCGTGCGGGCCTCCAGCAACGGAGAAAATTCGCCCGAATTGAACGAGTTGATCAGGACGTGCGCGCTCATGCTTCCGTGCGTGGGAGGTTGCTGCCCGCCAGGCGTGCGCCCAGCGTGCGTGAGGCGTGGATCACCCCGTCCATGTAGCTCTTGCGCGGTTTCGTTTCGCCCGCATCCACCCGCACCGCCAGCGGCCGCGTCAGCCGCTCATACTCCGTGCGCAGCTCCTGCGCCTTTCCCGCACTGCCCGTCAGCGCCACCGCCAGTTTGCTGGCCAGCAGCACCGTCAGCGCCTCGCAGAACAGCGGGTCAAATTTCTCCGTGTCCTCGATCCGCGCCACATACCGCACCTCCGCCGCCAGCTCATCCGTCAGCAGCTTCCCGCCTTCGATCTCATACTCCGCGCCCTCCTCCTCCGTATCGCCATTCAGCGACAGCACCCGCAGGCAATCCGTAGGCAAGCTAAACTGCCGCGCCCAACCAAACGCCGGGGCCTGCGCCAGCGCCGAAAGCACCGCCCGCGCCCGCGCAAAATTCCACCGATGCGCCCTCAGCACCTGATCCCGCGTGGGCGCAAAAAGCACCGCACACTTCCGTGCCGGTGTGTTCGCATCCCCCAGCGCCATGATCCGCGCCTCCCCCAACCGGAGCAGCGCCCCATTGCAAATATCCACAGGAGTCATAAGTCAGAAAAGTATCGTTTGTTAATCCATCTCAAATTCCGTCCGCCACCTCCCCGTACAGTATTCATCACTCTCCGAGTGATGCCGTCCGCCCCAGCCAAGCCCCGTCCGCCATGGAGCGCACGCGTCCCGCGTGCTGAGTTCTGCGTCCTCGCGGAACTCCCATCTAGCGCCACGCCCGGCCTTTGCACCCACCCCGAGAGGACCGTGGGCACTCCAGCCCTCAACGTCCGCCCCAGCCAGGCTCGTCCGCCATGGAGCGCACGCGTCCCGCGTGCTGAGTTCTGCGTCCTCGCGGAACTCCCATCTCACGCCCCCGCCCGCCCCATTGCACCCACCCCGCTGCGCATGGGGACAATGCGCCCTACCTTGGCCGCCCTACCTACCTTCCCCTTCCCCGCGCCCTGGAAGGGCGAAAGCCATTAGCCGGGGGTGAAGGTGCGCAGCACCGAGAACCCCCGGATACCCACCTAACTAAAAGCGCATCAAATCCGCCGCGCCCTGGAGGGGCGCGAGAACCCCCCGTCCACCCCATCTCACACCCCCTTCTCCCCGAAGCGCGGGATTCATTCCGCAGCCGCTCATCACCACCGCCATCCGGCCTGCCACACCGCCTCCCACAGAGACAGGGGAAGTCATCAGAGGGCAGCCCGCATCACATCCGCGACGAACCACAGCGGAATGAATCCCGCGCTCCAGCCATTTCAGCTTTCCAATTTCAGCTTTCCAAATTTCCATCTTTCTCCCCCGAGGGGAAAGGGGCAAACGCAGGACCTGGGAAGGGCGAAGAAGTGCCCCACGTTTGCCCCAGACGGCCACCGACCTCACTCCTGCACAAAGGCCAGGAAAAACCGCAGGGTCTGCCCCGCAGCCAGGCCGGTATGGGCCGTGATCTTCGCGCGGATCACCCCATCCGCAGGCACCGCCACCTCGAGGTCCTCAGAGGCAAAGGCGATCCCATTCGCCGTGTGGGCATCCACGGCCCCCACCAGCGTCACATCCGCTGAATCCACCAGCGAAATCGAAACAGCCGAAGCCGCGCCAAAATGAGCCACACGGCTCAGGTGCGGCACCAGCTTCAGGTTCCCACCCGCAGGCAGGCGCACCAGGTTGATCGTATCACCATTCGCAGGCGTCGCCGCCAGCGTGTACGTCTCCGTAAAGCGACGCACCTCACGGTTCAGGCCAAAGCCCTCCGGCAGCCGTGCAGGCACCGAAATCTGGGCCTGGTAAGTCAAAGAATCAGTCAAAGCAGACATAGTCGTTCGTTAAAAAAAAGTTGATAAAAAAACAGAAGCATCCTTGGTTAGGCGTTCGGCAACGCACAGTCAATGCCCACCACCAGCGCCTCCTCCATGCGGGTCGCCCCCAGGTAGCCGGAGGAATAGACCTGCAGGTCATAGTTCTGGTCCGTCAGCTCATCCATGCGCGAATCCCGCCCGCCCTCATTGAAGCGCACCCCGCCATACATCCAGGCCACCACGCGGCGGATCTTCGGGTCCGTCGTCGGCGTACTGCCCGGCAGCGTGCCATCAAACAGCGTCGTCTTCTGGATCTTAAACCCACCCAGCATGTCGGAGCGATCCTCGATCACATCCAGCACACGCGAGCGCAGATTCGTCTCCTCCGGCGCTACCGAGTCATACACACTTTCCAGATCATGCGGCGTGCACGCCAGCACCACCTTCCGTGCATCCGGGGAAAGATGACTGTTCTGCTGCAGCAGCACCAGCGCCCGCACGATCTTTCGATACGTCAGCCCCGCCACAGCACTGCCCAGCCCATAGTTTTCCTCCACAATGTTCGCACTGCCCAGATTCACCGTCGCAGAACCCGCCAGCTTCTCCCCCTCATAGGCCGCGCCCAGCGCCGCCGTGAGGATCACGCGATCACACAAACGGTTATACCCATTTGCGTGAGACTCCACATACGCCTGGGACAGGCCCGTTCCCGCCGCCCCCATCTTGCGTTTGTCGATCTTGTCCATCACATTCGCCAGCGTATAGTCATCATTCGTGATGTGGCGGAAGGACAGCGGCGCCTCCTTGATCTTCGTTTTCTCACGGCGGCCCGTGCGCTTGGTGAACTCTTGAGAACCGATGCGCTGAAAGCGCTCCGACTCGCCCGAAAAAGATTCCCGCATGACATACGGGCCGAAAAGACAGCCCTTTTGTTGGGCCAGGTGATACCAGTCCGTAGCGAACTGAGTTTGATAAGCTTGAAGCTCTGAAGGACTCATAAAAAAAAGAGAGAGATGTAAAAAGATGGAAGATCACTTCCCATCGGCTCCGGTTGTCGCAAAACGCGGGCATCGCCTCCGGCTGTCTCATCAGTCCGCCGGGATAACCAAAAGGATAAACGAATCCTCAAAGCGCCACAGACCACTCGACGCCCCCATCATCCCACTCGGAACTAGAACCGTCAACAAGAAAAAATAAAGAAGTCAGTGTTCCGTGTTCAGTGTTCGGCGCGCAGCGCCATGGAGCGCACGCATCTTGCGTGCAGAGTTCTGCGTCCTCGCGGAACTCCCATCTAGCGCCCCCGTCCGCCCCCTTGCAGTACAGTACTCATCACTCTCCGAGTGATGCCGTCCGCCCCAGCCAAGCCCCGTCCGCCATGGAGCGCACGCATCCTGCGTGCTGAGTTCTGCGTCCTCGCGGAACTCCCATCTAGCGCCCCCGTCCGCCATGGAGCGCACGCATCCTGCGTGCAGAGTTTCGCGTCCTCGCGGAACTCCCATCTAGCGCCCCCGTCCGCCCCCCTGAATCACCCCCAAACCTGACGGCGGGACGCCGTCACACCTTGAACCCCTCCGCCTCCGGTCGTTCTCGAACACTCCCCCCTCTCCCCCCACCTGCTGGCGCAGGCAGCTACGGCCTCGCCCCCCCTTCCCCCGCCCCGGAGGGACGAAAGAAAAATAGCCGGGGGTGCAGTGAGGCACGAGCGCCCCCCCGGAACCCACCTAACTAAAAACGCATCACCACCCGCCGCGCCCTGGAGGGGCGCGAGAAAGGAGCCCCCCCATCACCCGCCCCTCAACAAATCGCGTGACATTGGCGCATTATTTGTTAGTATCGGAACTAGAACCTTGTGCTTTCTTTTCATTTTATGCTAACGGGATCTCAGATGAAGTTTTGTGAGGGCATCGTCTCTGGCCTCACGGGAGTGGCGGCGTGGCGGGCGGCGTATCCAGACTGCTCGGGGGCGGGGGCGGCCTCCACCGCCGCCTCGCGCGCCCTGAAACGGGCCGCCATCCAGGCCGAGATCGCCCGGCTGCGCGAGGTGGCGGCGGGCCTGGCCGGCAGCGCGGTGCTGACGCTGGTGGAAAAGCGCCGCTTCCTGGCCGCAGTGCTGCGCACCCCCGTGGGCGAGGTCACGGCCGAGTCGCCCCTGGCCCAGGAATACAAGGAGGATGCCAAGGGCGTCACCGTGAAACTGCCCTGCAAACTCCGCGCCCTGGAGCTGGATGCGAAGCTGGCGGGCGACTTCCGCGAGGAACCGCCCACCGGCGAGGCCGTGGATGCCCTCACCCGCCTCATGCACCAGGTGGGGAAAGAAAACGCCGCCGAAAGCTCCACGCCCGCGAGCCCCACACCAGCCAGCGACGAGGAAGAAGCCGAGGCCGCCTAACCAAAAGCGCGTCCCCAGGACCGGGGCCCAGGACGCGGTGCAAAAGCATGTAGCCACCCGCACCAGCAGGTGGCCCGCGTAGCTGCCTGCGCCAGCAGGTGGTCTGGGAAGAGGTTAGGTCTAGAGCGAAAGGCAATGCGAAAACCCCACCGAAGCATGAGGAAAGAGCAAGTCGCCGACCGCATCCCTCGGAGTGCGATGAATATTGCACCCGCTCCACGGGGCGTACCTGCCTGCGCCAGCAGGTGGTCTGGGAAGGTGGATAGGTCTAAAGCGCACACCCCTGTTCAAACCTCCGCCCACATCAGAAAAGTCAGGCGAGTTAGAAACTCGCGCTCCCTCCCGCAGCCTGCGTGGCGTCAACCAAAGAAAGGAACACGCGAGATCCGAGCCCCCTTCTCGCGCCCCTCCAGGGCGCACCCTTTTTTGCCACATCGTTAGTTATTCGCCAACCCGGGGGTTCCCGCTCGCCAAGCCTCGCTCCACCCCCGGCTACCTTCCATCGCCCCTCCAGGGCGAAGCAAATCCACCCTCGCCCCCATGTCAACCCACGCACCCCCAAAAACTCCCCTCCTGTGAATCCTGTCATCTTGTTAATCCTGTAAAAAACGCCTCACCCCTCGCCTAACCAATCATGATTCCACCCCCTCCCGCGTCTTCCGCCCCACCCGGGTTTGTCCTCCCAGACCGTCCCGCGTGCAGGACGTGACTACAATACACGGAACCCCAACCACAGCCAACCACAGCCAACCACGCCAACCACAGCCAACCACAGCCAACCACAGCCAACCACAGCCAACCACAGCCAACCACAGCCAACCACAGCCAACCACAGCCAACCACAGCCAACCACTGCCAACCACTGCCAACCCCTGCTCAACGCGCGAAGCGCAACCTCCCCCACCCATGAACCTCGCAGATCCCTTTTGGCGGCTCCAGCACCTCTACGCCTGCAAGCGTGAAGGCAGCGGCGAGTCCGTCCCCTTTCGCCTCCGGACCGAGCAGCACGCCGTGCTCCACCGCCTCCTCACCCGCCCCGAGGTCCCCCTTTACATCGTCAAAGCACGCCGCCTCGGCCTCTCCACCGGCATCGGCATCGGCATGGTGGACCACATCACCTGGAACTGCGGCGCCACCGGTCGCCTCATCGAAAGATCGCGTGAGCTCGCCGGGGAAAAGATGGTGGACATCCTCCGCTTTGCCTACCTCAGCCAACCGCGCGAAATCCTCGAACGCCTCGAGGTAAAGCACAAAGACAGCCCCACCATCCTCGATCCCAAAATGATCGGCCTGGAGGAGGAATCCCGGTCCAAACTCCTCGCCGGCATGTCCGGGCGCGGCGGCGACTGCTCCTGGCTGTGGGTTTCCGAATGGGGCCCCATCGCCCATCAGGACCCCCGCCGCAGTGCCGAGATCCGCACCGGCGCCCTCCCCGGGGCCCGGCGCGGGCGGCGTGTCGTCGAGACCACCTGGATGGGCGGCAAAGGCGGCGACCTCTGGGACCTCGTCAAACCCCTCCTCGAGGGCGACCCCGAGGCCGTCGGCGAAGTACTCTTCTTCCCCTGGCATGGCGATCCCCAGTGCATACGCCTCGACGGCGGCCCCGTAGGCACCGACCAAGAAGACTACTTCACCACCCTGGGAGACCGCCTGGGCCGCACCTTCACCCGCGAACAAAAAAGATGGTACGTCGTCACCGCCAAAGAACAGGGCATCTTCATGAAACGCGAATACCCCTCCACCCTCGAAGAAGCCTTCAGCGCCCCCGTCCAGGGCGCCATCTACGCCGCCGCCGTGGACCGCGCCCGGGCCGAGGGCCGCGTGGTCCCCCGCCTGCCCCTGGCCGATGTCCCCGTGCACACCAGTTGGGACCTCGGCGCCCCGCAAAATGCCCCCTGCTGGATGTGGCAGGTGGTCGGGCGGGAGATCCACCTCATTGACTACGATGTGGGCATCGTGGGAGAGACCATCACCGCCCGCGTCGCCCGCCTCCTCGCCCGCGGCTACGCCTACGGCACCCACTTCTTTCCCCATGACGCCGCCCAGACCGAGCGCAGCGGCCGCACCTTCGCAGGCGAAGCCCGCACCGCCGGCCTCGGCCGCATCGCCATCGTCCCCGCCACGCGCGATGTCTGGATCGGCATCAATGCCCTCCTCGGCCTCTTCCCCAGCCTCATCTTTTTAGAACCCCGCACGCGCCCCGGGATCGAAGCTCTCGAGGCCCACCACACCCGTGAGGAAACCACCTCCGGCATCGTCAGTGACGCCCCCGTGCACGACTGGTCCATGCACCCCTGCGACGCCCTGCGCACCCTGGCCGAAGCCGCCCGCGCCGGCCTCATCAAACTAGGCCCCCTCCCCCCCAGCCCCACCGCCGAAGCCCCCACCTCCCGGCCTACCCATCGCCCCTCACTGAAGCGCAAAGCCATCATGAGCGTGGGCTAGCGAAGAGGGAAATACACAAGAGGAAAGCAGAAAAAAGAAACCACAAAGCAGAAGCCAAAACTGGGATACCCACGAGCCTCCCGATGCCAAGCCTAACCAAAAGCGCGTCAACTCCACTGCGCCCTGCAGGCACGCGCAAAGCCTCCGTCCGCTGTACAGTATTCATCACTCTCCGAGTGATGCCGCCCGCCCCAGCCAAGCCCCGTCCGCCATGGAGCGCACGCGTCCCGCGTCCCGCGTGCTGAGTTCTGCGTCCTCGCGGAACTCCGTTCTAACGCCCCCGTGCACCCGCCCCAAACCTGACGGCGGGACGCCGTCACTCCTTGAACCCATCGGCCTCCGCCCGCCCGCTCCCCGTACAGCACCCATCACTCTCCGAGTGATGCCGTCCGCTCAAGAACGCCCCGTCCGCCCTGGAGCGCACGCATCTTGCGTGCCGAGTTCTGCGTCCTCGCGGAACTCCCATCTCACGCCTCGTCCGCCCTCTTGCACCCGCCCCAAACCTGACGGCGGGACGCCGTCACACCTTGAACCCTCGGCCTCCGTCCGCCCACTCCCCGTACAGTACTCATCACTCTCCGAGTGATGCCGTCCGCCCCCGCACCCACCCCGCTGCGCATTGGGACAATGCGCCCTACCTCCCCCGCGCCCTGGAAGGGCGAAAGCCATTAGCCGGGGGTGAAGCGAGGCTCGGCGAGCGAGAACCCCCGGACACCCGCCTAACCAAAAACGCGTCCACACCCCTTTTTCACGGCTCGGGATTCGACGATTCCTTTAAGTTTCTAAAATATTCGTCACGCTTACGGCGAAGCTCTTCAAGACGCTTTTCCACTTCTTCAGATTTCGGCTGATTTTCCATTTTTGGCTCGTCCTTCTTCAAGGTATCATTGCTTGGCTTGGGCAAATCGGCAGGTGAGGATTCTGGATTCTTCTCAAAAACATGTAAGTCAGGGTTTTCATGCTCACTGATAGTCTTGATTTCTGGTTCAGAAGCGGCCGCATTAACCATTTCTAACGACACCTGAATCATCTTATCAATTTCAGATGCATGGTCATAGTAATAGCAACGCACTGCTTCTGGCATACAGCCCTGATACCTCACCATCATTTTGTCTTTATTCTCGGGCTTAGTGCGCTTTATCTCCTCTGCCATCATCTCTAAGATAAGCTTCCGATATTGAATGGTACCAATGTCTGCTTTCCTGATCCAAAATCTGGAAATCCGATGGGCATGATCTGGTGCTAACTCTTTCAACTCCATCCAACTGCTGGGGCTCTCTCCAAGAAAAAGGACTTTGACCATCTTCCAATCAGAATCAAATTTTAGTAAAGAGTCTTCATGAATCTCATCAGTGTCCGAACCATGGGATATCGGACTCAAAATCAGGAACAGCAGCAAGAGCAGAATGTGGCG
It includes:
- a CDS encoding phage capsid protein, with translation MSPSELQAYQTQFATDWYHLAQQKGCLFGPYVMRESFSGESERFQRIGSQEFTKRTGRREKTKIKEAPLSFRHITNDDYTLANVMDKIDKRKMGAAGTGLSQAYVESHANGYNRLCDRVILTAALGAAYEGEKLAGSATVNLGSANIVEENYGLGSAVAGLTYRKIVRALVLLQQNSHLSPDARKVVLACTPHDLESVYDSVAPEETNLRSRVLDVIEDRSDMLGGFKIQKTTLFDGTLPGSTPTTDPKIRRVVAWMYGGVRFNEGGRDSRMDELTDQNYDLQVYSSGYLGATRMEEALVVGIDCALPNA